The genome window ATGATGCAGCGCGCGCAGTACAGAAGGCTGATATGGATCATACAAATTCTGCACATTTGTATTTCCCCTGTCTGCCGCCATGGTATACTGCACCAGGTCATTCGTACCTACGCTGAAAAAATCAGAATACCTGGCCAGTTGGTCGAGGACCATGACCGCAGACGGGGTCTCCACCATGGTTCCGGCCTTTATATCCTTGTCAAATGAAATCTGCTCTTTAGCAAGCTCCCTCTTGCATTCCTCCAGAACCGCAAGACACGCGCGCAGTTCCTCTGCACCGGTGATCATGGGAAACATGATTTTTACATTTCCAAACGCAGAAGCACGCAGAATGGCACGAAGCTGTGTAGAAAAAAGCTCCGGCCTGTCCAGGCAGATACGAACGGCACGATAGCCTAAAAATGGATTCTCCTCCTCAGGGAGCTCCATATATCCAAGCGCCTTATCCCCTCCGATATCCAGCGTGCGAAATACGACCTCTTTTCCTTTCATCCGCTCTGTCACATCGCGGTACGCTTCAAACAGAGTCTCCTCGTCCGGATAATCATTCTGCTTCATATACAAGAATTCCGTGCGAAACAGCCCTACTCCGTCGCATATGTCCGGATCGAGCGTCTCCGCCGAATCAGAATCACCCGAATTTACTGCGAGATAGACATGGCAGCCGTCCTTCGTACGCGCCTCTCCTTTCGGCTCCCGGTCATAACGCGCTGCCAGCTCTGTCTGTGCTCTTCTTTTTCTTTCAAATTCTTCTTTTTCGCCTGCATCCGCCTGCAAAATGACTGTCCCGTCCGAACCGTCTATGATAAGCTCCATGCCGTTTTCCACACACTTCGTAATTCCCTTCACACCCACGATCGCAGGAATTCCAAGTGTACGCGCCAGAATCACAGCGTGCGAGGTCGTCCCGCCGCTTTCCGTCACAAAGCCTTTCAAATACTTTTTATCCAGTTTCACGGTATCGACCGGAGTCAGGGTATCCGCCACGACAATCGTCGGCCCGGTAAGCTGTACGGCACTTAAGTCTCCTTCCATATGGCCGGCCAGCCGTACCAGCTCCCGGCAGACTTTCTCAATATCCTGATACCTCTCCTTCATATAGGCGTCTTCCATTGCCTCAAATTCAAGACGGCAATTCTCGCATGTTTGAAGAACCGCATGAACGCAGGACAGCTTCTCCTGCCGGATCATCTCTTTGGTTTTACCCCAGAAATGTCTGTCGCACAAGATCATCTGGTAGGATTCTATCAGCTCTGCCGCCTCTTCCCCCGATTCCTCCAGCGTTTTCTCATAAAGCGTCTCCAGCTGCCCCTCCAGCTTCTCCATGCT of Roseburia hominis contains these proteins:
- the ptsP gene encoding phosphoenolpyruvate--protein phosphotransferase → MKKMQGTGCAEGCAGGVAFVKKDDDIVFSNVSTEADGAHVEDPEGEVALLEESMEKLEGQLETLYEKTLEESGEEAAELIESYQMILCDRHFWGKTKEMIRQEKLSCVHAVLQTCENCRLEFEAMEDAYMKERYQDIEKVCRELVRLAGHMEGDLSAVQLTGPTIVVADTLTPVDTVKLDKKYLKGFVTESGGTTSHAVILARTLGIPAIVGVKGITKCVENGMELIIDGSDGTVILQADAGEKEEFERKRRAQTELAARYDREPKGEARTKDGCHVYLAVNSGDSDSAETLDPDICDGVGLFRTEFLYMKQNDYPDEETLFEAYRDVTERMKGKEVVFRTLDIGGDKALGYMELPEEENPFLGYRAVRICLDRPELFSTQLRAILRASAFGNVKIMFPMITGAEELRACLAVLEECKRELAKEQISFDKDIKAGTMVETPSAVMVLDQLARYSDFFSVGTNDLVQYTMAADRGNTNVQNLYDPYQPSVLRALHHIGRTAKKSGVPVSVCGETASMLPMVPFLIGCGVGKLSVAASALPRLKYLVRRLNEADCIKMADQVIQMESVQEIKEILSRYADGMLGETL